The region TGTCTTATCAGACAAaacacaataataaaatcacaagTTTTCCGATTAAAGCCCATTCTCTAAACAACCAAAACACAAAGTTTCCACATTATAGGAAACCAATATGATAAAATGGcttcctaaaaaaattaaaatatagaaacaAAGCACAGGATAGAATACAAATGAGTGATCAAAAGACATAAACAAGATGTatatttctataacaaaaaCAGCAAACACTtttccaaacaacaaaatatttagactcaaaagaaaagaatccatTCATGAAAGCATTAGAGACGAATCAGGCTACAAATGCTACAAAACAACATCACAAAAGCTCAAACTACAAAACCTCAACATTTCAAGCAAAGCAGATAAGAGAGCAAAAGAGACAGATCTTTTTCCAAACATGAATGAACTAAAAGCAATAAATGGCAAACAACCTCTGCCATTGCTTAATTACAATGTGAGATATCTTCAATTCCAAGCAAAAATGATTTGACTTCATACATCTGTGATGTATCAAATGCCAGAAAATGAAAGATTTCCAAACTTGatacataattaaaatcaaattgcCAGAACAAATTGAATATAAACTACTAACTTTCAAACTAAAATCCAATACCAATGTCTCAAAATGCAACATTTCCAAACCTAATCTAGAGCTAAAGTCAAATTGCAAGCACGAATTGAGTAACTTACTTTCCAATTAAAATCCACTTCTATTGCTTCAAATCTAAAGATTTCCTAATAAATAAAAGGGTTACAAACCTGAAGGAATGTGGAGGAGAGACCAACGAGGAATGTGGCAGCAGCCCAAAGGAAAGCGCCGAGGGCGATAACATGGGCGCGGTTATACCGCACGGACATATACGTAGCAAGAGGGTAACAAGCCGATTGAACAATGGAGCGGAAGAGAGTTAGAGAACCAAGACCAGTGGGCGTGGCGTGCAACGCGTTGCCAATCTCTTCGTACACCGCCGGCAACAGCGCCTCATCGGCACGCTCCATGATCCCGGCCAGGTTCACCAGCACCAGCGTCAAACTTCCCCTTTGCCCCATCCCGAATCCCTCCCTCTCCTTCGCTCTCCAGCTCCAGAgtgagaaagagaagaaagctCGCACCTTTGCTTGTGATTATGGAAGCCCAGAAGCAAACGAATGAAGAAAAGCTTTGACTTTGAGATCACAATGAAAGGACGGAAAGAAGCTTTAGAGAGAGAAACAGTTGAGAATGAAGAGAGGGAGAAGGACAGTCCAACAACAGAAGCGAATAGGAGAGTGACACGTGTTGATTTACGTATGGGTACAATGATCTGAGGAGTAGGATACCGCTGGTTGGTAGACCCGCGGAGTCGGGAAGAAAGATTTCGTTTTTTCGGTTGAATTTTGTCCCTCGGGGTCAGAATTATCGCCGTCGATGTGCTACGTGGCGGTTGGATCTGCATCCATTGATGTGTATTAGAGAAAAATTGTAAGATTTGCAGCTGCAAAGCATGAGATCGTAAGAGAGGCCTGGCCCTAACAAAATGGGTATCTATTCGGTATATCCTATTTGGGTTGAGGAAATGCCACAAAAGTGTTGAAGGTGCACTTATACACGTATAACTCTACCAGCACTGATAAATTAcctatgcatatacatatatatatataattattacctAAACATACTCAAAACCTCACTCTGTATCAAATGTGTGCACAGATATAAAATTACTATCTCAATACATTTATATCCCTACTTTATATAAAGTGAAGTTTAAATTTATCTCTTTGATAAGAACACAAACATTCTATATATAAACCTGATGACAACAGATTAAGAGAATCGTTGGCTAATTTTGacatttgtttttgtattgatCTTGATCCGCATTGATATTTGTTGGACAAATGACGCAAATGaggtaaatataataataataaaagtcatGTTTCTCATATTAAACAATATACAGTAACTGCAGTAAATGTGgaaatttactaaattattaGTTAATTCATCCTAAGAATCTACACAGAATCAGTGGATTTCAAAGATTCAATGTCCTCTTTGGTGGGATGGGCCTGTCAATGCAGTCAAGAAGACACTAAGGGACCATGACCATAGGCTCACATGATGGTGGAGGCCCATGCTCTTGTAATACTCCACTAACTTAGCTCATAGTACCTTAATTAAAAAAGCTACAAGTTATTGACCCCTTAATTAGTATTCTCTTCACACCTCCTTTTTTGTTTCCAGTTCACATTGCATCTTGACAGTTGCCAATGAttctcaattattattattattatattttttatatcaggAACTAAATTAGAATCCATTTCTGTATGGTTTGGATTATAATCTGAATACTAAAAACCTTGATAATTAACTGTTCATTGCCATTGGAAGTAGGAAACATAGCACATGCCATTCAAAAGCCCTCCTCCAACCACAGCTTTGCCACATATTTGATTTAACATctcaaaaattatttgttgCAAAATATCTGAAACCAAATTTTCTAATGAAGAAGACTAAACTTATTGGAGTGGTCCTGTCAATGTCTAAAATGGCAGAATGAACTTTGATGGAAAGCTATACATGCCTTTTTTACAGCGAAGAGAAAACAACGTTTGATTCACTGAGCAAGCTCTAAAATCTCTCATCCATTCTTTCTAGTCTCATTAAAAGAAATGGCTTTCaatcttttcagaatggcaaATCCTGGCTCTCACACTCATATAGTAAATGACAAATTCAATTGACAATAAATTTGCAATTGAACATCATGGACCAATGTCCGGAATATTGTATTTGTATACAGAACAGCAAATGATCCAATTCACAGGAATTATCTTGCGTCATTGGAAGTCAAATGCATCCattcatatttttctcaaaaaaaatgcAAGTTGTGGTTGAAAAACAAGGCTGAGGTCTGCACAAACATTATAGAAAAAGCAATTTGCTATAAGCTTGATTCCATTTGCACATTGTCCAAATCTCATGAAACTCATGCAAATCTTAATGTACACCCATTCATTACATTTCTCAAGATGAAAtttcttataatatataatattgaaaTGGAAAAGCTAGCCTAATAATTCCAAACATTATGTGGAAATTGAGCTTTGTTATCATTGAATTATGGAAGGTGACCTGTCAATATAAGCTACAACATCTTACTTTAAGGACAATGAGATGAATCTCAATTCATTTACTTAAACGACACTGAAGTTTCCATTTCATCAAGTGTGTGGCTCCACAATCAATTCTGCAAAGTCAAAAACTAAATTGCATGTTTCTGTTCAGAATTAACATTCATGTTCTTACATTTCAACTAAAAAGACAAAATCTTTTAACTCCAGACCAGAATGCAAACAATCTGAACCCCCACCCCAATGTCCTCAAACAAAGAGCTTCATCCAAAGAGATTTGAAGAGCTAGGAGACGTACCAGCAGGAATTGTGGGCGTTTAAGTACTTTTATTCCTTAACTCTAAGCTCACACTCCCACATTTGTGACTTAAATGGCCCTTCCATTTGCCTCGATGCTCCCACCATGTGACTATTGTCACTCCCTTCATCTCTGTTCCCATTACTCCCCATCCACTTCCTCACATCCTCTATATAAAACCATCACTCTTCCACTTCacccatctcctcctcctccttcttctcttcatcctcTCCATTCTTCTGGAAACCCCAAAACCAGTGTCAAGATCTAAACTTCCAACCTTCTGAAGCAAAAATGCCATCATTCTCTCCTCCCTTAACTCTTCTAGTCCTCATCCTTTCCCTCTACTTCTGTATCTCTATGTCACAGAGAACAGAGAGATTTGGTTCTGCTAGAAGGATCTTGGCCTCCATTgcagaaggagaagaagaaaaccagcaGCCTCTCCCCAAGCCCAAGAAAAAACCCGTTTTTGACTCCAAATCTCCCAAAGCCGATGTTTTTGGCTCTAAAAAGAGCTCAAATCCCAGTGACGACGAAGACCATTTAGTCCCCAAACCCAAGAAGAAACTCATTTCCAACACCAACACCGAAAAAGCTGATACCTTTGACACTAGTCAGAGCTCAACTTCCAGTAAAGAACAAGAACCCAAACCCAAGAAGAAACTCACATCCAGCTCCAACTCCCCAAAAGCTGACACCTTTGGTACAAAAAAGAGTTTAGCTTCTGGtaaagaagaagacgaagaagaagaacaactaCTACTCCCAAAACGCAAAAAGAAACTCATCTCCAGCTCAAACACCCAAAACACAGAGACATCCTCCACTGACCAAGAAGAAGCCGAAACACAAGCACTCCCCAAACCCAAGAAAAAACTCAcctttgaatcaaaaaaccaaaccaaacccctCATCAAACCCAAAAAAACCAACTCCACCATCATCAACAACTCCATCAAAAAACTCAACAAAACCCAAAATTCCACTCCCAAACCCTCCAATTCCACCAAAACCCAACCCAAATCCACCCCAAATCCCACCAAAAAACCACAATCGAAACAACCAAAGCTCGACCAAAGCCTCTCCTGGCTCGAAGACGAAACTGACGGCCAGGATTTCATGACAGAGTTCCGAGACCTCCCATCACGCCTGATTCCCGATCTCGAGAAAATCTCCACCACATCCCAGGCCTATTTACGGAAATACAACAAAGAAATTGAACACAATATCAGGCCCTTTGTGGGACCAAAATATGCTCCCACAATAGCCTCCATCTCATCTTTCCTCTTTCTCATTCTACCCCTGCTTCTCGCCACCGTCCTTTTCCGTCACCTCAAAGGTTACCTCTCTATCCAAAGggttctcatcttcatccaagctTATCTCGCCATCTACTTCGCCACCCTCTCGCTCACCGCTACGGTTACCGGACTTGAACCGCTGAGATTCTTCTACGCGTCAGCACCAGAGACTTACGCGTGGACACAAGCTGTGCAGACACTTGGCTATGTGCTGTACTTGATCGTGCAGCTGATCAATCTTGTGGTGGTGTTCTCGTCACCGGCGAATGAATTCACCGCCGGTGCAAGGGCGTTGGGCCTAGCTCAAATGCTTGTGGGCCTCGCTGTCGGGCTTCATTACTACGTGTCGGTGTTCCACCGGGCGGTGACGGGAGAACCCCCACGCGCCAATTGGAAAGTGCACGGGATCTATGCTCTGTGTTTCCTCGTGATCTGTGCTTTCGCACGTGCTGAGCGGCGCAAGAAGGCCTATCTACAAGATGGGGGAGATAATGGGAAGAAAAGCTAAATATTTcggtaattttattaaatatttggtatatggtaaaaaaaaaaaatatagggggCATTGTGGGAAAATCTCATTATGTCCTTTTGAGTTGttatttaattgttgtttttactttctgtCAATTGAGCAATAAGTGAAGTGTAGAGTGGTGTAGTGAAAAGATTGGTTAGAGTGGGTACTTTTGGAATGAAGTTGGAGGTGCAGAATGGGAATAAATGGACACTTAAACAAAGTAGTGACAAATGGAATTGGAATATTTTGGGAAATGTGTTTGAACTACTGATGAAACATTTATTGAGTCTGTGACTTCAATAACTGGCTCATCTAGatgcaataaataaatttcttttaaaaccaAAGCCTATTTAGATCACTAGCTTTTaatgtaatattatttaattattattttttgacaaataaataattactgtTTTTATTTAAGGAAAACCAAAGATGCGTACAAGCACATACACCCTTTATCTTATATAGGTTttgaattcaatttttatttttttttcaaatatttatgtaaaaaatctAATGCCAAAAAgctattgatttttattttatttttatctctaatgattataaatttaaatattactcCGTATAAAGTAGCAAGTTGGAATAGGCTTTTGCGTAAGTTCCAAATAGAGTTTGAAAGGAGAGGAACAAATGTCAAACAATGTCATGGAGTTGAGGGACCCTTGTATTATTAGTTAGGTGCACTTGTACTAACTAGTCACAAAGCCATAAAAAACTAGTTAGTGGTTTAATTAGCTCTTAtctttaatgaaataaaattagattagtGGGAAACACTAGACTAACCTTGGTGGCCCCTCAAGTATCTAAATCTAATCTTATATATTAATGACCACTCAAATCAAGATTAACATCTAACACTGTGTTCTAAGctgttttttaaatgttatgtttttctttaaagGCCATAAGTACCTGTCACTATAATGCATAAGTAATTAttccaataaaaatttgaattatcaCCCCTTTGTATGACACacaataaatttgtttttggtGCCATTAATCACTTAAACCAAGTGGTTTTAGTGAAATTCTGTTTTTAtctcttaataattttttaaaaagtttattgTACTATTTTgtcctatatatatactttcCATTATTCAAGTTTAAATcccatataaaaattataaatttgattaaaaaagtgctaaaaatcaaaaataagaaTGATTCTTGTCAAACTTGATAACACATCATAGGTACCTTTACAACTAAGAGTTGGATTATTCCATATTCTAttgggaaaaaattaaaatgaatatatttgtgatgtatatatatatcatatatttaaataaaaatagatttaaaaaaaaaaaaatttgaggaaaGTTATGAGTGTTGTCAAATGGAACCAAGGTTGCCGTTGCCCATAAGATGAGATGGGGTCACTTAAATTGATTCATTGATGGACATGGCTACATGGCCTTGTCACCGACACTCTTACTTCATTCTTAGCCGACACTCTTCAATCTCATTGTTTTCCAACTACTTTGCATATGGACACACAActtaatttggttttttaagGCGTGATTCATGTTATCAACttctaattataatattatgtgATTTAAGCATGACTTTATTTTATAGAATTATTGCATGAGCACTATGTCTTTTAAGTGACAAATGTAACAATAAGAGGCTTGCGCATAGTCAAAATTAACCAGAAAAAGTTGTCCTCTAACTCAtaatatttggaattttttaagttaataaatttaggatttattttattttatttattattatttagattatgaattatattaattaaatttggttgagatacaaaaataaataaataaataaataagcatgtGGAAGTTTGTGTGGTGCTTAGATCGGATCAAAATTAACCAGAAAAAGTTGTCCTCTAATTCATAAATGGTTGTGCTGATCAAATTTGGTAAATTAATTACACATTTAATTGAATGATTAAATGCTTGTATAATCCATCAATATGTTAGATGTATTTTTTAgcaatttgaatatttagaaaaAAGTAGGtaagaataatgaaataatatattttttattaaaataaaataataaaattaagatataaagTCATTAAAGGAAATGATGGCACCTAAGATATACTAacttctatcttttttttttttacttagtcATATTTTTAGATCTGTTTTTTTAACttcttaatttaaaatttttatgggacattaaatattattttttaaatttattttttacatttaatatatttttacaatttttaataaattatatttaattatattgttttaaaaatatattttaaataagggtaATATTGAAAagttgatataatttttataaattttaagttacccattaacttaaataatttttcttaatcgatatgaattggatgaaattgataagtaaaaaaacaatgaagtaTTTCTTAccaatttcaattattattattatttataaaataaataaatcattattcaCTATGCatgaaaatgattcaatgtCTCAACTTTTCATgtcaaactttcatattttttatttacaagattatttaatttatttctcatACAAGTGGACATTTCGTTACagatttaattgattaatgattagtaattcatttataaaaaaaaaaaaagaaaggaaaacgaATACttacaataaattattaagattgGATTAATAGATAATTAGGTAGGTTCGGTGGTGACTGGAGTATATGCTTAGGTCTTCATTAATCTCAAGTCAAGCATGATGCTTGTCAACATTGCCAAGCAGAAGTCAATGTTTGACCAACCGGTCAACCAGAAATATGAACCGGTTGACCGTTCAATTCCCATAAAATACCAAGCAGCCACCTAATTACATCTCTGGCTACGCGGTTCTCATAATAATGGATTCAAATGAACTcacatttaatattttgtttctcTGAAGAAATCAAAGCATGTTTCACAAGAATGATTGTTTAGGCTTGTTTGGATTCGTTTACcgaataaatatttaatttagattttttccATAAATGTTACTAcaaattgtcttttttttttctaatttttttttatgaagaataaaattatagttaaaaaaataaattatataaatgatcTCTTAATCTATTGTTTTAATCTATTGGTAccgggtttttttttttgtgaagaatATTTATTTCCAACATAACTCTAAATTGAACCTCAAAATCTACTCAAAGTGAGAGTATAGATGTTTATTGAGCTTTCTAACGTATGTACACATCACTAACATGCCCTTCCACATtttgccaaaagaaaaatataacaccatattttacaatataaaatgcttctaaaaataaaaataaaaattggcaaTGCTTTAAATCAAATGCTGCTAGGTTCATTCCCATTGTATatatgacaaaataaaaataaatttttttttgaaaaaataataaaactattgatcatacctttttcttttaatagtaCCCCTATCAGCTctctaattttatataataatatctcatGGTTGGTGGAATTTACATAAAAATGTATCat is a window of Dioscorea cayenensis subsp. rotundata cultivar TDr96_F1 chromosome 5, TDr96_F1_v2_PseudoChromosome.rev07_lg8_w22 25.fasta, whole genome shotgun sequence DNA encoding:
- the LOC120262014 gene encoding uncharacterized protein LOC120262014 is translated as MPSFSPPLTLLVLILSLYFCISMSQRTERFGSARRILASIAEGEEENQQPLPKPKKKPVFDSKSPKADVFGSKKSSNPSDDEDHLVPKPKKKLISNTNTEKADTFDTSQSSTSSKEQEPKPKKKLTSSSNSPKADTFGTKKSLASGKEEDEEEEQLLLPKRKKKLISSSNTQNTETSSTDQEEAETQALPKPKKKLTFESKNQTKPLIKPKKTNSTIINNSIKKLNKTQNSTPKPSNSTKTQPKSTPNPTKKPQSKQPKLDQSLSWLEDETDGQDFMTEFRDLPSRLIPDLEKISTTSQAYLRKYNKEIEHNIRPFVGPKYAPTIASISSFLFLILPLLLATVLFRHLKGYLSIQRVLIFIQAYLAIYFATLSLTATVTGLEPLRFFYASAPETYAWTQAVQTLGYVLYLIVQLINLVVVFSSPANEFTAGARALGLAQMLVGLAVGLHYYVSVFHRAVTGEPPRANWKVHGIYALCFLVICAFARAERRKKAYLQDGGDNGKKS